A section of the Pristiophorus japonicus isolate sPriJap1 chromosome 4, sPriJap1.hap1, whole genome shotgun sequence genome encodes:
- the LOC139262003 gene encoding protocadherin-10-like produces MANALMSGASFIFLLCVSDLVSEQIRYSIPEELEHGAFVGNIAEDLRLNVWELSSRNFRLISDHIKQYMEVNLENGILFVNERIDREQLCGQSSTCSLSLQIALDNPSEIHPVAVKILDVNDNSPSFTKSEFYLPISEIIAPVARFPLESALDPDVGTNTISSYQISPNEYFGINVQTRRDGSKSAELLLEKSLDREQQSTFNLVLTAIDGGIPQRSCIARIIITVLDANDNAPLFDHEVYRANIVENVAKGTLVTRINAADLDEGTNAELTYSFTNHVSKRMRELFKLDPVTGEIRVQGVLDFEASKVYELDVQAVENALDRRAGHTKVMVDIIDTNDNAPELDVTLVSSAVREDARPGTVIALISVTDPDSGEYGHVQCQIPGNIPFKLENPLRNNYKLVTDGILDREMAPVYNISISAWDGGSPPFSTDKAFSVSVTDVNDNAPRFTQPSYNVYLMENNTPSASIFAVAALDADLAQNGKITYSLLGNKMRELSTSAYVMINSKNGNIYALRSFDYEQLKHFQINVQAQDGGSPPLSSTAIVNVIILDQNDNAPVIVSPSTWNSTASVAIVPQSMHPGYLLIKIIATDADSGQNARLSYQLLEATDPSLFTVGFLSGEIKATRHLLDKDIMTERLVLCVKDNGQPTLSSTTTISFTILSNVTEKTYERTETSRQSEYFGDLNRYLIIILGSTTFLFLGIIIFLVVLKLKQDSTIAENDRRRNSTDAFNRRPGPNEPLNYTGPAQTQGYRYTMCLSPESSKSDFLFLKPCHPTLPFNDLAGRDTNATK; encoded by the coding sequence ATGGCGAATGCACTGATGAGCGGGGCGTCATTCATTTTCCTGCTTTGTGTGTCGGACCTGGTTTCGGAACAGATTCGCTACTCGATACCGGAGGAGCTGGAGCACGGGGCCTTTGTGGGGAATATCGCTGAGGATTTAAGGTTAAACGTTTGGGAATTATCGTCTCGCAACTTTCGGCTGATCTCTGATCACATAAAACAATACATGGAGGTAAATCTTGAGAATGGGATTTTATTTGTGAATGAAAGAATCGACAGAGAACAGCTTTGTGGACAAAGCTCTACCTGCTCCCTTTCTCTTCAAATAGCGCTGGATAATCCTTCGGAAATACATCCCGTTGCAGTGAAGATACTAGATGTAAATGATAATTCGCCCAGTTTTACAAAGAGTGAATTCTACCTGCCGATCAGTGAGATAATTGCGCCGGTGGCGCGCTTTCCGCTCGAGAGCGCGCTCGATCCGGATGTGGGCACCAATACAATCAGCTCTTACCAGATCAGTCCAAATGAGTACTTCGGTATTAATGTGCAAACAAGAAGAGATGGCAGTAAAAGTGCGGAGCTGTTATTAGAGAAGTCCCTGGACCGTGAACAACAGTCAACATTTAATCTTGTACTGACGGCCATTGACGGTGGGATTCCCCAGAGATCCTGCATAGCTCGGATTATCATTACAGTATTGGACGCGAATGATAACGCACCTTTATTCGATCATGAAGTCTACAGGGCGAATATCGTAGAAAATGTCGCAAAAGGTACCTTGGTGACAAGAATTAACGCTGCTGATTTAGATGAAGGTACGAACGCTGAACTAACATATTCTTTCACCAATCACGTTTCCAAAAGGATGCGGGAGCTTTTCAAATTAGATCCGGTAACTGGAGAGATCAGAGTACAAGGCGTACTGGATTTTGAAGCATCAAAAGTTTATGAACTTGATGTACAAGCTGTGGAAAATGCATTAGATCGTAGAGCAGGACACACCAAAGTTATGGTCGATATTATAGACACGAATGATAATGCACCGGAGTTAGACGTGACCTTGGTGTCCAGCGCGGTGCGGGAAGATGCTCGTCCCGGGACTGTGATCGCTCTGATCAGCGTAACGGATCCAGATTCTGGTGAATATGGACACGTTCAGTGTCAGATTCCAGGGAATATTCCGTTTAAGCTTGAAAATCCTTTGAGAAACAATTATAAGTTGGTTACCGATGGTATTCTTGATCGTGAAATGGCCCCTGTGTACAACATCTCAATTTCAGCCTGGGACGGAGGGTCTCCTCCTTTTTCAACAGATAAAGCCTTCTCAGTTTCGGTAACTGATGTAAATGATAACGCACCGAGGTTTACACAACCCTCATATAATGTGTATTTAATGGAAAACAACACTCCAAGTGCGTCTATATTTGCTGTTGCCGCTTTGGATGCAGATTTGGCTCAGAATGGAAAAATCACATATTCTCTCCTGGGGAATAAGATGCGGGAACTCTCTACCTCGGCCTACGTCATGATTAACTCCAAAAATGGGAACATTTATGCGCTGCGCTCCTTTGACTATGAGCAATTGAAGCATTTCCAGATCAATGTTCAAGCTCAGGATGGTGGATCTCCCCCACTAAGCAGCACTGCCATCGTGAATGTTATTATCTTGGACCAAAATGACAATGCTCCGGTTATTGTTTCACCTTCAACGTGGAACAGCACAGCATCAGTTGCGATTGTGCCTCAGTCAATGCATCCAGGATACTTGCTCATCAAGATCATCGCGACTGATGCCGATTCTGGTCAGAACGCACGGCTTTCCTACcaactgttggaggccactgatcCCAGTCTGTTTACTGTGGGGTTTCTCTCTGGAGAAATCAAAGCAACTCGACATTTACTGGACAAAGACATCATGACAGAAAGACTCGTCCTCTGCGTGAAGGACAATGGACAGCCCACTCTCTCCAGTACGACAACAATCTCCTTTACAATCTTGTCCAACGTCACCGAAAAAACGTATGAACGAACGGAGACATCCAGACAGTCGGAATATTTTGGGGATTTAAATCGTTATTTAATCATCATTTTAGGATCAACAACTTTCTTATTTCTTGGAATCATAATTTTTTTGGTCGTCTTGAAACTTAAACAAGACAGCACTATTGCTGAAAATGACAGGCGGAGGAATTCGACTGATGCCTTTAATCGCAGACCTGGACCAAATGAACCATTAAATTATACCGGACCTGCTCAGACTCAAGGTTATCGCTATACCATGTGTTTATCTCCAGAATCATCCAAAAGCGATTTTTTGTTTCTTAAGCCCTGTCACCCGACCTTGCCTTTCAACGATTTGGCTGGCCGGGACACCAATGCAACCAAATAA